The following are from one region of the Salvia splendens isolate huo1 chromosome 2, SspV2, whole genome shotgun sequence genome:
- the LOC121780464 gene encoding uncharacterized protein PF07_0086-like isoform X1, with amino-acid sequence MKKFLLILLISILLIQEFMEVESVISGSSTSNSNSLSDQEDATSHINEDIDIDSKRRDCVKKCKKKCRNKSEGRRKCRRACRKCCKRNKKC; translated from the exons ATGAAGAAGTTCCTCTTGATTTTGCTCATCTCCATTCTACTCATACag gAATTCATGGAGGTAGAATCAGTCATCAGTGGATCTTCGACTTCGAATTCGAATTCTCTTTCTGATCAA GAGGATGCGACCAGTCATATCAATGaagatatagatatagattcAAAACGACGTG ATTGCGTTAAAAAGTGCAAAAAGAAATGTCGGAATAAGTCGGAGGGGAGAAGAAAGTGCCGTCGAGCTTGCCGGAAATGCTGCAAGAGAAATAAGAAGTGTTAA
- the LOC121780464 gene encoding uncharacterized protein LOC121780464 isoform X2, which yields MKKFLLILLISILLIQEFMEVESVISGSSTSNSNSLSDQIALKSAKRNVGISRRGEESAVELAGNAAREIRSVKKIHSDCARSLWD from the exons ATGAAGAAGTTCCTCTTGATTTTGCTCATCTCCATTCTACTCATACag gAATTCATGGAGGTAGAATCAGTCATCAGTGGATCTTCGACTTCGAATTCGAATTCTCTTTCTGATCAA ATTGCGTTAAAAAGTGCAAAAAGAAATGTCGGAATAAGTCGGAGGGGAGAAGAAAGTGCCGTCGAGCTTGCCGGAAATGCTGCAAGAGAAATAAGAAGTGTTAAAAAAATACACTCTGATTGTGCGAGGAGTTTGTGGGATTAA
- the LOC121768930 gene encoding NAC domain-containing protein 30-like yields the protein MMMNMESCVPPGFRFHPTEEELVGYYLKRKIDDLKIDLDVIIEVDLYKIEPWDIQDRCKLGYDEQNEWYFFSHKDRKYPTGTRTNRATAAGFWKATGRDKAVLSKEKIIGMRKTLVFYKGRAPNGRKTDWIMHEYRLQTSDHGPPQEEGWVVCRAFKKPNPSHKQGYEAWNYMRSSMGGYRPQSYPNMPNFDPNQNLDGHMPKLDSPSMSTTSFATNNDSGFTNEEDIKSNFGSSFDYKLLGSSHQLMGTASFDYTNMPLIPHGDYLDDQTHLSNLLQCFPDL from the exons atgatgatgaacaTGGAGTCGTGCGTCCCTCCCGGCTTTCGCTTCCACCCCACCGAAGAAGAACTCGTCGGCTACTACCTCAAGAGGAAGATCGACGATCTCAAAATAGACCTCGATGTAATTATCGAGGTCGATCTCTACAAAATTGAGCCATGGGACATTCAGG ATAGATGCAAATTGGGATATGATGAGCAAAATGAGTGGTACTTCTTTAGCCACAAGGACAGGAAGTATCCAACCGGGACGCGGACTAATAGGGCAACCGCGGCTGGATTCTGGAAGGCGACCGGAAGGGATAAGGCGGTGCTGTCCAAGGAAAAGATCATCGGCATGAGGAAGACATTGGTATTCTACAAAGGCCGCGCTCCAAATGGCCGCAAAACGGATTGGATCATGCACGAGTATCGCCTTCAAACTTCCGACCATGGACCTCCTCAG GAGGAAGGATGGGTCGTGTGTCGCGCATTCAAGAAGCCGAACCCGAGCCATAAGCAAGGGTACGAGGCTTGGAACTACATGAGATCAAGCATGGGCGGCTACCGGCCTCAATCATATCCCAACATGCCTAATTTCGACCCCAACCAAAACCTTGACGGCCACATGCCGAAGCTCGACAGCCCTTCCATGTCCACCACCAGCTTCGCCACCAACAACGACAGTGGTTTCACCAACGAGGAAGACATCAAGAGCAACTTTGGAAGCAGCTTCGACTATAAGCTTCTTGGATCTTCACATCAACTTATGGGAACGGCGTCGTTTGACTACACGAACATGCCGCTGATCCCACACGGTGATTACTTGGATGATCAAACCCACTTGAGCAATCTACTACAATGCTTTCCTGACTTATAG